In Asanoa sp. WMMD1127, one genomic interval encodes:
- a CDS encoding glycosyltransferase — protein sequence MRLTVGVLTYRSAANLPPLLAALPAGLAGVDDWRLVVVDSGSFDDTLTVAKDLAPDATLIQLDSNRGFAAAANAVVAADPAADAVLVLSPTTRLRPGCAARLLAALAEPGVGIAVPRLIGRDGAYKTSLRRRPTVGRAVAEAVLGGNRASRLGRGELIADPAGYARGTRADWATGAVTMFSRACLTATGPWDESFFLYSEETEFALRAADHGFRLAFVPDAEAVHNGGDARNVPALWGIMMANRVRLHAMRHGRAAATAFWAAITLGEAARSARDRNHRYATRKLLRERKALVSGRPAVVPEQLR from the coding sequence ATGCGACTGACGGTGGGGGTGCTCACCTACCGCAGCGCGGCCAACCTGCCGCCGCTGCTGGCCGCGCTGCCGGCCGGCCTGGCCGGCGTCGACGACTGGCGGCTCGTCGTCGTCGACAGCGGCTCCTTCGACGACACGCTGACGGTCGCCAAGGATCTGGCGCCCGACGCGACCCTGATCCAGCTCGACAGCAACCGGGGCTTCGCCGCGGCGGCCAACGCGGTCGTCGCCGCCGACCCCGCGGCCGACGCCGTGCTCGTGCTCAGCCCGACCACCCGGCTGCGGCCGGGGTGCGCCGCCCGCCTGCTGGCCGCGCTGGCCGAGCCGGGCGTGGGCATCGCGGTGCCCCGGCTGATCGGCCGCGACGGGGCCTACAAGACCTCGCTGCGCCGCCGGCCCACGGTCGGCCGGGCGGTCGCCGAGGCGGTTCTGGGCGGCAACCGGGCCAGCCGGCTCGGCCGGGGCGAGCTCATCGCCGACCCGGCCGGCTACGCGCGGGGCACCCGGGCCGACTGGGCCACCGGCGCCGTCACCATGTTCAGCCGCGCCTGCCTGACCGCCACGGGGCCCTGGGACGAGTCCTTCTTCCTCTACAGCGAGGAGACGGAGTTCGCCCTGCGGGCCGCCGACCACGGCTTCCGGCTGGCGTTCGTGCCCGACGCCGAGGCGGTGCACAACGGCGGCGACGCCCGCAACGTGCCCGCCCTGTGGGGCATCATGATGGCCAACCGGGTCCGGCTCCACGCGATGCGGCACGGCCGGGCCGCCGCCACCGCCTTCTGGGCGGCGATCACGCTCGGCGAGGCGGCCCGCTCGGCCCGTGACCGCAACCACCGTTACGCCACCCGCAAGCTGTTGCGGGAGCGCAAGGCCCTGGTCAG
- a CDS encoding ABC transporter ATP-binding protein: MTTVALKDVTKIFQDGTVAVDNVSLDVNDGEFMVLLGPSGCGKSTVLRMVAGLEDPTTGAIMLDGELANDLPPRERRIAMVFQDFALYPHMSVGDNIGFPLRLSGVEQMARGERVADVASALGIGDVLARKPNQLSGGQRQRVAMGRAIVRRPGLFLMDEPLSNLDSGLRAELRAEISGLVRELGVSTIYVTHDQAEALTMADRVAIMRRGVLQDVGTPTQVYGRPATLYVAAFLGSPRMNLLEASVYVHLDRYVTLNLGDQALYLPWDDIRARAVAHYHGERIVVGLRAEALTPVAPNSPGDVLQGRIRYLEHHGHESLAFLDIGATAVVVDEMGQAPAEQAQEGGPLRRFGHAVQRLTSRATSAAAVPDAGGSRGRTSVLTDPGRHHRRPAELAVRLAPYPNVQPGTALSVSVRLDALHFFDDRGDRIDVGWR; the protein is encoded by the coding sequence GTGACCACCGTCGCGCTCAAAGACGTGACCAAGATCTTTCAGGATGGAACGGTCGCGGTCGACAACGTCAGTCTCGACGTCAACGATGGCGAGTTCATGGTGCTGCTCGGCCCGTCGGGCTGCGGCAAGTCCACCGTGCTCCGCATGGTCGCGGGCCTCGAGGACCCGACCACGGGCGCCATCATGCTCGACGGCGAGCTCGCCAACGACCTGCCACCACGCGAGCGCCGGATCGCGATGGTGTTCCAGGACTTCGCGCTCTACCCGCACATGTCCGTCGGCGACAACATCGGCTTCCCGTTGCGCCTCTCCGGGGTCGAGCAGATGGCGCGCGGCGAGCGGGTGGCCGACGTCGCCAGCGCGCTCGGCATCGGCGACGTGCTCGCCCGCAAGCCCAACCAGCTCTCCGGCGGCCAGCGCCAGCGGGTCGCGATGGGCCGGGCGATCGTCCGCCGGCCCGGGCTGTTCCTGATGGACGAGCCGCTGTCCAACCTCGACAGTGGCCTGCGGGCCGAGCTGCGGGCCGAGATCTCGGGTCTGGTGCGGGAGCTCGGCGTCAGCACGATCTACGTGACCCACGACCAGGCCGAGGCGCTCACCATGGCCGACCGGGTCGCCATCATGCGCCGCGGCGTGCTGCAGGACGTCGGCACACCCACCCAGGTGTACGGACGGCCGGCCACCCTCTACGTCGCCGCCTTCCTCGGCAGCCCGCGGATGAACCTGCTCGAGGCGTCGGTCTACGTCCACCTCGACCGCTACGTCACGCTCAACCTCGGCGACCAGGCGCTCTATCTGCCCTGGGACGACATCCGGGCGCGGGCGGTCGCGCACTACCACGGCGAGCGGATCGTGGTCGGCCTGCGGGCCGAGGCCCTGACACCGGTCGCGCCCAACTCGCCGGGCGACGTGCTGCAGGGCCGCATCCGCTACCTCGAGCACCACGGCCACGAGTCGCTGGCGTTCCTCGACATCGGCGCGACGGCCGTGGTCGTCGACGAGATGGGCCAGGCGCCGGCCGAGCAGGCCCAGGAGGGTGGTCCGCTGCGCCGGTTCGGCCACGCCGTGCAGCGCCTCACCAGCCGGGCCACGAGCGCGGCGGCGGTGCCGGACGCCGGTGGGTCGCGCGGCCGCACCAGCGTGCTGACCGACCCGGGCCGGCATCACCGTCGCCCGGCCGAGCTGGCGGTGCGGCTGGCGCCGTACCCGAACGTGCAGCCGGGCACCGCCCTTTCGGTCTCCGTACGCCTCGACGCCCTGCACTTTTTCGACGATCGCGGTGACCGCATCGATGTGGGGTGGCGCTGA